In Actinomyces radicidentis, one genomic interval encodes:
- a CDS encoding GNAT family N-acetyltransferase, which produces MAPAYGSSHRLGASSPWSMLRPGPRSALPTLLSWLPLGPADNPELAALVARAEAVDNPPYRTSEVETAEYFADPVYSGVAGRDAEGVMRAFAIVRLRPSTEIYASMSGIVDPGYRGRGIGQAIIHWQTECAQHLIGVERVGRAQVSGGSFEPAHIVTGVLDDDTTWRGILEGIGFTPRRWYREVRRPLDIDIPEIETDRFLTVEPWTPQIDDDVRRAHNAAFADAWGSQQVSMAEWTQRRPYFEPSWSFVALDRSGDRSRVAGYLISSRYEQDWEALGWTEGYTDILGVGAEYRHRRVATALLTAAMRAYRDSGMQYAGAGVDSENPTGAVGLYEALGYEPTRGTVLYGLDV; this is translated from the coding sequence GTGGCTCCTGCCTACGGTTCCTCCCACCGGCTCGGCGCCTCGAGCCCCTGGTCGATGCTGCGGCCCGGGCCGCGCTCCGCCCTGCCGACGCTCCTGAGCTGGCTCCCGCTCGGCCCGGCGGACAACCCCGAGCTGGCCGCCCTCGTCGCACGCGCCGAGGCGGTCGACAACCCGCCCTACCGCACGAGCGAGGTCGAGACCGCGGAGTACTTCGCCGACCCCGTCTACTCCGGCGTGGCCGGGCGCGACGCCGAGGGCGTCATGCGCGCCTTCGCGATCGTCCGACTGCGCCCCTCGACGGAGATCTACGCCTCCATGAGCGGGATCGTCGACCCCGGTTACCGCGGGCGCGGTATCGGCCAGGCGATCATCCACTGGCAGACCGAGTGCGCCCAGCACCTCATCGGAGTCGAGCGCGTCGGCCGGGCCCAGGTCTCCGGCGGCTCCTTCGAGCCGGCCCACATCGTCACCGGCGTCCTCGACGACGACACCACCTGGCGCGGCATCCTCGAGGGCATCGGCTTCACCCCGCGGCGCTGGTACCGCGAGGTCCGCCGCCCCCTCGACATCGACATCCCCGAGATCGAGACCGACCGCTTCCTCACCGTCGAGCCCTGGACGCCGCAGATCGACGACGACGTCCGCCGCGCGCACAACGCGGCCTTCGCGGACGCGTGGGGCTCGCAGCAGGTCTCCATGGCCGAGTGGACGCAGCGCCGCCCGTACTTCGAGCCGTCGTGGAGCTTCGTGGCGCTGGACCGCTCGGGGGACCGCTCCCGCGTGGCCGGGTACCTCATCTCCAGTCGTTACGAGCAGGACTGGGAGGCCCTCGGCTGGACCGAGGGCTACACGGACATCCTCGGGGTGGGGGCCGAGTACCGCCACCGTCGGGTGGCGACCGCCCTCCTGACGGCGGCGATGCGCGCCTACCGGGACTCCGGCATGCAGTACGCGGGCGCCGGCGTCGACTCCGAGAACCCGACGGGTGCGGTCGGCCTCTACGAGGCCCTCGGCTACGAGCCGACGCGGGGCACCGTGCTCTACGGCCTCGACGTCTGA
- a CDS encoding glycerate kinase, translated as MRIIIAPDSFKEAMTAAEAAAAMARGVRAVVPSADVVELPMSDGGEGFTEAVAASLGAEVRDVDAVDALGRPVTARIALADGTAVAEMASASGLEIIASEDRDVRVSDTRGVGRLVKAALDAGATRLLLGIGGSATNDGGAGMLVELGARILDADGSEIGSTPAELERVASVDLSGLDDRLDDLEVDVACDVDNPLLGERGASAVFGPQKGASEEDVAFLDEVLGRWAAASGHEDEADRPGAGAAGGLGFALLAFLGAELQPGIELVSGAVGLADAVEGAELVITGEGSVDAQTLGGKTPAGVAAVAKEAGVPTLIVAGRVKVDADVLLDAGVVAVISNSQGESQDLATELANAASNTERSTATALRLWTHSTGREA; from the coding sequence ATGAGGATCATCATCGCTCCCGACTCCTTCAAGGAGGCCATGACGGCGGCGGAGGCCGCCGCCGCCATGGCCCGGGGCGTGCGCGCCGTCGTCCCGAGCGCCGACGTCGTCGAGCTGCCCATGTCCGACGGCGGCGAGGGCTTCACCGAGGCCGTCGCCGCCTCGCTGGGGGCCGAGGTCCGGGACGTCGACGCCGTCGACGCCCTCGGCCGGCCGGTCACCGCGAGGATCGCCCTCGCCGACGGCACCGCCGTCGCCGAGATGGCGAGCGCCTCCGGTCTGGAGATCATCGCCTCCGAGGACCGGGACGTGCGCGTCTCCGACACCCGCGGAGTCGGCCGCCTCGTCAAGGCTGCCCTCGACGCGGGGGCCACGCGCCTCCTGCTCGGGATCGGCGGCTCCGCCACGAACGACGGCGGCGCCGGCATGCTCGTCGAGCTCGGGGCTCGCATCCTCGACGCCGACGGCTCCGAGATCGGCTCCACGCCCGCCGAGCTCGAGCGCGTCGCCTCCGTCGACCTGTCCGGCCTCGACGATCGCCTCGACGACCTCGAGGTCGACGTCGCCTGCGACGTGGACAACCCGCTCCTCGGCGAGCGGGGCGCCAGCGCCGTCTTCGGCCCTCAGAAGGGGGCGAGTGAGGAGGACGTGGCCTTCCTGGACGAGGTGCTCGGCCGCTGGGCCGCCGCCTCCGGTCACGAGGACGAGGCCGACCGCCCGGGAGCGGGCGCCGCCGGCGGCCTGGGCTTCGCGCTCCTGGCCTTCCTCGGCGCCGAGCTCCAGCCCGGCATCGAGCTCGTCTCCGGGGCCGTCGGCCTGGCCGACGCCGTCGAGGGCGCCGAGCTCGTCATCACGGGCGAGGGCTCCGTCGACGCTCAGACACTCGGGGGCAAGACGCCGGCGGGCGTCGCCGCCGTGGCGAAGGAGGCGGGCGTCCCGACGCTCATCGTCGCCGGCCGCGTCAAGGTCGACGCGGACGTCCTCCTCGACGCGGGCGTCGTCGCCGTCATCTCCAACTCGCAGGGCGAGTCCCAGGACCTCGCCACCGAGCTGGCCAACGCCGCCTCCAACACGGAGCGCTCGACGGCCACGGCCCTGCGGCTGTGGACCCACTCGACCGGCCGGGAGGCCTGA